AATTTCGTTTTCTGCATTGAGCAAAACCAAAAAAGGCGGCTGTCCTTTTAGGGCAAAGGCTCGGCGAGCCGTGGCTTTATAATCTGTAGCATGCTGAAAAAAAGGCGTCTGCAATTGGTTGCTACTATCTTGCACATAGGTCCAAAATTCTTCTTTTTGGTGGGCAAAGGGAAAAATCGTAACAACTTGAATATCCTCTGGTGATTTGTCTTTTAAAAACTGCTCTACCTTGGCTAGGCCCTGCTGACAATGGCTACATTGGAAATGCCAAAAAAAAAGCAGATAGTACTTGGCCTTACGGCCCTCCTTATAGTCAAAGCGTTGCTCTTTATGGTCTTGTAATTGAAAGTCAGGGGCTGCCATTTGCCCAAAAAGAGGAGCGCTAAGCAGCAAGAAAAAGAAAATGCGCCAAATCATAAATTAGTATTTATCAATCATGTATAAATCTACTAGCGGTTCTTCATTGAGAAAAACATCGGCAATGAAAACGCCTTGGTCCTTTTTGCCAGAAAGAGAGACCACATAAAAGCTAATTTGGGCCGATTTTTCTTCGGGCATCAACTTAATGGCTTTATACTGAAAACGACCCACTGCATCTTGGTTGCCTAGGGTGGTGGTCCAAACGGCCCGACCATCTACTTTTACAATTAGTTGTTTGTCGCCAGCATTGGGGCGAGGCGCATAGGCAAAAACAAGGCTGTGCGGTTCAATGCTTTTTAGCTCCACATCTTGCCGAATGCTAGAGTTTTCGTCAATTTCGACAAAAGAGGTGCCGACAAAGTTATCGGCCAAGCCAAATTTCTTATAATCTGCTTCCGCTGATAAAATTTGGGCCTTAATGCCGGGGCTTCCATTGCTGAGCAGAATTTCCCAACCATCTAGGCTATTTCGGAATTGGCCATTGTTGATGAGGTTTTCTTTGTTTTGGGCAAAAAGTTGTAGGCTGAGGCTACAGAAGAGAAGTAAAACTAGGTTTTTCATTAGATGTTTTGCTTTCATAGTGTGTAATATAAAATGGGGGAGGGTCTTGCTTCTAATCCAAAAATGAAGCCTTTTAGACCCTCGCCGAGACTTTTTTTTATAAAAAGTTTAGGGAAGTAAAATGAGGATGAAAGCTGTTCTTCTAGAGGGGGTTATTTTTGTTTTTTCAGGATAGCTTTTTGGAGGGTGATACTATTGGCGGCAGTGACTTCAAAGCTCTCTTTGCCAATTTTAGCCGAGCTTTTTCGAACTTTATCTTTAGGGGCCATAATAATTTCTTTGTAGAGGGTATTTCCT
This genomic interval from Saprospira grandis contains the following:
- a CDS encoding TlpA family protein disulfide reductase, translated to MIWRIFFFLLLSAPLFGQMAAPDFQLQDHKEQRFDYKEGRKAKYYLLFFWHFQCSHCQQGLAKVEQFLKDKSPEDIQVVTIFPFAHQKEEFWTYVQDSSNQLQTPFFQHATDYKATARRAFALKGQPPFLVLLNAENEILSSGFKAKKLERIWKALR